A window of Chryseobacterium sp. IHB B 17019 genomic DNA:
GAAGCGGTTTCTCAAATTCTATTGAAAGGCAAAAGACAAAGAAGGACATTTAGCGCCTCGAAGTGCCATTGGGTTTACAAGCATTTATACTGAATCTAGCTTTGCTATCAAATATAAATGTATATGTCATGAATGAATCAGAAACGCTACAACAAGAAACCCCCGAACAGCTTTCCGATATTTTGCTAGTTCTCAATAAAGAGACAATGAAAATAGAGGCGGTTAAAAAAATGGGGAAGGATGGTAGATTAGAAACGGTTTCACCTCTTAAGAAGAATGAGAACCAGTTTATGAAGGTTGACAAAAACGGAGATATATTTTCCAACTTCTTTACAAACTTCCTAAGTCAGCTTAAGAATCCTTCAAACTTTTCATTTTTTAAGGTTCCCGCATCTTCAGCGGTGAAAACAGCTAATGAATTACAGAAAGCAGTTGCTACGCCATCAGTAAAGGGCGATGAGCTACTGTCAAAATTTGAAGTAAGTACTACAAAAAATCAGGAAAAGCAAAATGAACATCAAAATAAGAACAATATGGAAAACACACAAACTACTACGCCGACAGAGGGCGAGTACCGCTATAAAGCGGAAGAAATTGACTGGGATACTATGTCTAAGCTTGGGTTAACCAAAGAAAAATTGGAAAAAAACAACCTATTAGACGGGCTGCTAAAGGGCTATAAAACCAATGACCTTGTACCGATCAGCCTAAATTTAGGTACCGCAATCACCCGGTTGGATGCAAGGCTTTCTTTGCAACGAGATCCTGAGGGTAATGTAGTGATGGCGATTCACGGAATCCGTAAAGAGCCGAGCCTCAGCTACCCGTTTTTTGGGCACGAATTTACCAAGGAAGACAAAGATAATTTGCTGAAAACGGGAAATATGGGTAGGGTCGTAGATCTACAATTTCCAAAATCCACTGAAAAAACTCCCGCAATAATAAGTATAGATAAGAAGACAAATGAGATCGTAGCATTACGGGCTGATAAGATAAAAGTTCCGGATGAATACAAACAGGTCAAGTTAACCGAAGATCAGAAAAAGACGTTGA
This region includes:
- a CDS encoding DUF3945 domain-containing protein, which gives rise to MNESETLQQETPEQLSDILLVLNKETMKIEAVKKMGKDGRLETVSPLKKNENQFMKVDKNGDIFSNFFTNFLSQLKNPSNFSFFKVPASSAVKTANELQKAVATPSVKGDELLSKFEVSTTKNQEKQNEHQNKNNMENTQTTTPTEGEYRYKAEEIDWDTMSKLGLTKEKLEKNNLLDGLLKGYKTNDLVPISLNLGTAITRLDARLSLQRDPEGNVVMAIHGIRKEPSLSYPFFGHEFTKEDKDNLLKTGNMGRVVDLQFPKSTEKTPAIISIDKKTNEIVALRADKIKVPDEYKQVKLTEDQKKTLMEGKPLYLVDMISTKGEPFSSIVQFNAEKRYVEILFDKGNSNVLSQKNIESPVQEAPRLVRGKELSDEEYKKFSAGERILVPDFKGQNKKEYGGYITFDQKTGKTDFSFANSSKKEQIQQDKSEISNKPQKKTKIS